The genomic region GAGGATGGCGCGGGCGTGCTCGATGAGCTCCGCCTCGTTCCGGGCGAGCTTCACGCCGCCGGCCTTCCCCCGGCCGCCCACGTGGACCTGGGCCTTCACCACGCAGGGGTAGCCCACCTCCGCCGCCGCTTTGGGAGCCTGGGCCGGGTCGGTGACGACCACCCCCCGGCTCGTGGGGATGCCGAACTTGCGGAAGAGCTCCTTGGCCTGGTACTCGTGAATCTTCAACCCGCGTCTCCCTTCGCGTCGGAACCCGGGGCCGTGCAAAGACCGGAGCATTTTATCACCGGCCGGAGGCGCCCGCAAGGAAGGGGGCGACCTTTGGGAATCCCTCACCCATCATCCGCGCCCGCCGGACATACTGTGGGGAGAGGGAAAAAAGACGGGTCACCAGACCCGCCCGCTCTCAACCTAAACGCCTACGGAAAAGCCTTTGTATTAAATATCTCCACCTTCATTGATATAAAGATCAACCAGTAGATCGGCGGAACTTTTAATCAACCGCTGCGCCTGGGTGAAGTACTCCTCGTCAATCTCCACACCCACCGCGTTCCGACCGGCCATAACCGCCGCAACCACTGTAGTTCCCGTTCCCATGAACGGATCGAGCACGGTGTCGCCGAAGAATGAAAACATCCTCACCAGGCGATCCGCCAGGACCAGCGGAAAAGGGGCGGGATGCACTCTCGTCGAAGCGCCGCCCAGATGCCATATCTGCTGAAACCACTCGTTAAAGCTATCCCGCTCGATCATGCTCAACCGACGTTGATCGGTGGTCGGCCTGCGATACCCGCCGGGTTTGCGCTGCATGAGGATGTACTCGATGTCGTTTTTCACGATGGCGTTCGGTTCGTAGGGCTTGCCGAGGAACCGTCCTCCTCCTTCCACCTCCGTCGTCGCGTTGGCTATTTTGTACCAGATGATCGGGTTCAGGTTGTCTAAGCCGATCTTTCGGCACCGGACGGCGATGTCGGAATGCAGGGGCATTACCAGATGCCGTCCGTTCTTCCTCCGCGCCAGGCACACGTCGCCAACCACGCAGCACAGACGCCCGCCGGGAATCAGCACGCGGTAAACATGCCGCCAAACCTTGTCCAGCTCGTCCAGGAACTCCTCGTAATCGGCGACATGACCCAACTGGCCCGGCGTGTCGTTGTACCTCTTCAAGGTCCAATAGGGCGGCGATGTAACGACTAAATGACAGCTCTCGTCAGCCAGCCAGTCAAGATTCCTGGCGTCTCCCCGTTTCAACTCAACGGTGACGGAAGCCCGCCCGTTTCCCGCTTTCGCCCGCTCGGCCTCTTTGAATCGCTCGTCAACCGAGAGGGATTCGTAGCTTTTTTCTCTTTCGTTCATCGGTTAAGTTGACCCAGAAGGTGACCCGTCAGGGAATTGATAAAAGCAGAAAAAGACATTTCAGGCTTCGGCTCGGTGCAGATATCCCCCCCGCGGGGGGATAACAACAGGCAGGCCGAGTTGTACAGTC from bacterium harbors:
- a CDS encoding site-specific DNA-methyltransferase, whose protein sequence is MNEREKSYESLSVDERFKEAERAKAGNGRASVTVELKRGDARNLDWLADESCHLVVTSPPYWTLKRYNDTPGQLGHVADYEEFLDELDKVWRHVYRVLIPGGRLCCVVGDVCLARRKNGRHLVMPLHSDIAVRCRKIGLDNLNPIIWYKIANATTEVEGGGRFLGKPYEPNAIVKNDIEYILMQRKPGGYRRPTTDQRRLSMIERDSFNEWFQQIWHLGGASTRVHPAPFPLVLADRLVRMFSFFGDTVLDPFMGTGTTVVAAVMAGRNAVGVEIDEEYFTQAQRLIKSSADLLVDLYINEGGDI